One genomic region from uncultured Cohaesibacter sp. encodes:
- a CDS encoding TOBE domain-containing protein, translated as MRPLSNLDAHLREVMQNSFVEFHERSGATMVYVTHDQSEAMAMADRIAVMFDGELAQVDKPQNLYSQPKTERVARFIGQSSILTGYLEKRQDGCWRDVVVHGQEFRTRQDQCVASQMEACPVSLCVRPEHIRLDQENGLPARVVGSTYLGERYRICLEMSDGAEVVAYSGQPARLGANIRFTFDDAWAILN; from the coding sequence GTGATGCAGAATTCCTTTGTCGAATTCCACGAGCGATCTGGCGCCACCATGGTTTATGTAACGCACGATCAGTCTGAGGCCATGGCCATGGCCGATCGCATTGCTGTGATGTTTGATGGTGAATTGGCGCAGGTCGATAAGCCGCAAAATCTTTATAGCCAGCCCAAAACCGAACGCGTCGCCCGTTTTATCGGACAGAGTTCCATCCTGACGGGCTATCTGGAAAAGCGACAGGATGGATGCTGGCGCGATGTGGTTGTTCATGGACAGGAGTTCCGCACGCGTCAGGATCAATGTGTTGCATCACAGATGGAGGCCTGTCCGGTTAGCTTGTGCGTACGCCCCGAGCATATCAGGCTCGATCAGGAGAACGGATTGCCCGCGCGTGTTGTCGGCTCCACCTATCTAGGCGAGCGATATCGCATTTGCCTTGAGATGAGCGATGGAGCGGAAGTGGTTGCCTATAGCGGTCAACCCGCAAGGTTAGGCGCCAATATACGCTTTACCTTTGACGATGCATGGGCGATTTTAAACTAG